The following coding sequences lie in one Arachis stenosperma cultivar V10309 chromosome 5, arast.V10309.gnm1.PFL2, whole genome shotgun sequence genomic window:
- the LOC130980691 gene encoding uncharacterized protein LOC130980691, translating into MARNFDDMFNEAFYGKRRRQNNTLIDNWIDECLLEDSEEEDINRSSIPTPRRRINRDREAGHDRLFQDYFADEPVYIADIFRWIFRMRRHMILRIVNALSNVYPYFQQRVDATGRKGLSPLQKCTVAIRMLAYGVVADAVDDYVRIGESTTIECLEKFVTGVILVFEEEYLRKSNPNDVRRLLQMAEGRSFPGMLGSIDCMHWQWKNCLKA; encoded by the coding sequence ATGGCTAGAAATTTTGATGATATGTTTAATGAGGCTTTTTATGGCAAACGAAGACGGCAAAATAACACACTCATAGATAACTGGATCGATGAGTGTTTACTCGAAGattcagaagaagaagatatcaATAGAAGCTCTATCCCAACTCCTCgtagaaggatcaacagagatcGAGAAGCAGGACATGATCGCCTTTTCCAAGATTACTTTGCAGATGAACCGGTGTATATTGCTGACATTTTCCGATGGATATTTCGAATGAGAAGACATATGATCCTTCGGATTGTAAACGCTCTCTCAAATGTCTATCCGTATTTCCAACAGAGGGTTGATGCAACTGGAAGAAAAGGCTTGTCACCACTCCAAAAATGTACCGTTGCGATACGGATGTTAGCATATGGCGTAGTAGCTGATGCTGTTGATGATTATGTGCGCATAGGCGAGAGCACTACAATTGAATGCTTAGAAAAATTTGTTACAGGTGTCATTTTGGTGTTCGAGGAAGAATACTTGCGAAAGTCAAATCCAAATGACGTACGACGCCTGCTACAAATGGCGGAGGGTCGTAGCTTTCCTGGCATGTTGGGTAGCATTGACTGCATGCATTGGCAATGGAAAAATTGTCTAAAGGCGTGA